From Solwaraspora sp. WMMD1047, the proteins below share one genomic window:
- a CDS encoding SAF domain-containing protein produces the protein MTRVTPTAPTQAGPHAIPRPRVVRERSVRPGRLGIAVALMAVCALAAVALFGYVSRTQPYLALARDIPAGTQLTATDLVTVHLNPDPALKPIPADQSGSVVGKHAAIPLLSGMLLSEGALVDQPFPAPGEQVVGLALKAGQIPSAPVRTGARVLLVSTEEQTSGTDAPPVAAPSVPGTVVHIIAGSREGTATVSVAVRDSDGPLVARLAAQGRLVLTLVGS, from the coding sequence ATGACCCGGGTGACGCCGACCGCTCCGACGCAGGCCGGCCCGCACGCCATTCCCAGGCCGCGGGTGGTCCGCGAGCGCAGCGTACGACCGGGTCGCCTCGGCATCGCGGTGGCGCTGATGGCCGTCTGCGCGCTGGCTGCGGTCGCGCTCTTCGGCTACGTCAGCCGAACCCAGCCCTACCTGGCGCTCGCCCGCGACATCCCGGCCGGTACCCAGCTGACCGCCACCGATCTCGTCACCGTCCACCTGAACCCAGACCCGGCGCTCAAGCCGATCCCCGCCGACCAATCCGGCAGCGTGGTCGGGAAACACGCGGCGATTCCGTTGCTCTCCGGGATGCTCCTCTCCGAGGGCGCCCTGGTCGACCAGCCCTTCCCCGCGCCGGGGGAACAGGTGGTGGGACTGGCACTCAAGGCCGGTCAGATCCCGTCAGCCCCGGTACGTACCGGCGCCCGGGTGCTCCTGGTCTCCACCGAGGAACAGACCTCCGGAACGGACGCACCGCCGGTCGCGGCGCCTTCGGTGCCGGGCACCGTCGTGCACATCATCGCCGGCAGTCGGGAGGGGACCGCGACCGTCTCGGTCGCCGTCCGGGACAGCGACGGACCGCTGGTCGCCCGGCTTGCCGCGCAGGGCCGGCTCGTTCTAACCCTGGTCGGCTCCTGA
- a CDS encoding ParA family protein, protein MTTAALAMLLTWSRPLLLAECDPAGGDIRAGFLRNLELPADQGLMRLVVAERRGQADEHLWEQLIDLDPPDQRRLLLPGIATPTQAASLDPSWHQLGIFFSSLARGVPGYDVLVDCGRLIAPHAPWPLLNRADLVLLVVRPTLASLVPARAALDALRSAVGGADPGDRLGLLVVGDGDYDAGTVAARLGTPIAPTLPTDVPSARALARGGTVRTGRPLLRAAAAAEGPLIEAVRQRQARLRRPSPYPRPEVTGAVV, encoded by the coding sequence GTGACCACCGCGGCCCTCGCCATGCTGCTGACCTGGTCGCGGCCGTTGCTCCTGGCCGAGTGCGACCCGGCCGGCGGCGACATCCGGGCCGGCTTCCTGCGGAACCTGGAGCTCCCCGCCGACCAGGGCCTGATGCGCCTCGTCGTCGCCGAGCGGCGCGGCCAGGCCGACGAACACCTCTGGGAACAGCTCATCGACCTCGATCCGCCCGACCAACGGCGGCTACTGCTCCCCGGGATCGCGACGCCGACCCAGGCCGCGAGCCTCGATCCGAGCTGGCACCAGTTGGGAATCTTCTTCTCGTCGCTGGCCCGGGGCGTGCCAGGGTACGACGTCCTCGTTGACTGCGGGCGGCTGATCGCCCCGCACGCTCCCTGGCCGCTGCTGAACCGCGCCGACCTGGTGCTGCTCGTCGTCCGACCGACGCTCGCCTCGCTGGTGCCGGCCAGGGCGGCCCTCGACGCACTGCGCTCCGCCGTTGGCGGGGCGGACCCGGGGGATCGGCTCGGTCTGCTGGTGGTCGGTGACGGCGACTACGACGCCGGCACGGTCGCGGCCCGCCTCGGCACGCCGATCGCACCCACCCTGCCGACGGACGTGCCGTCCGCGCGGGCGCTGGCCCGGGGCGGAACGGTACGCACCGGCCGGCCGCTGCTGCGGGCCGCGGCCGCCGCCGAAGGTCCACTGATCGAAGCGGTACGCCAGCGGCAGGCGCGGCTGCGCCGGCCGAGCCCGTACCCCCGTCCGGAGGTGACCGGTGCCGTCGTTTGA
- a CDS encoding IS701 family transposase, with protein sequence MTRVADRFVRAEPRATAGQFVEGLLSDTERKTCWSLAERAGHTDPQAMQRLLRTAVWDADAVRDDVRSWLVEQLGHPDAVLVCDETGFLKKGVCSVGVQRQYTGTAGRVENSQVGVFLAYVTPHGRALIDRRLYLPEATWCDQPDRLAVAGVPDQVGFATKPALARQMIAAAVEAGVPVGWVTGDEVYGADPGLRADLEHREIGYVLAVGCDRRVTVNDGRTLIRVDDLAGRIPTREWQQHSCGPGAKGPRDYLWAWITTATRPDEHRWLLIRRNRTTGEMAFYLCWSPRPVSLHTLVTVAGSRWSIEELFQTGKGQVGLDHYQVRGWTGWHRHITLAMLALAVLTILAAQQPDPDPNPKIIALTVAEIRRLLNAFLLATSLPSAHTLHWSIWRRTSQARARRAHYQRRQAK encoded by the coding sequence GTGACGCGTGTCGCTGACCGGTTCGTGCGGGCCGAGCCGCGGGCGACGGCTGGGCAGTTCGTGGAAGGGCTGCTGTCAGACACCGAGCGGAAGACCTGCTGGTCGCTTGCGGAACGGGCGGGGCACACTGATCCGCAGGCGATGCAGCGGCTGCTGCGTACGGCGGTGTGGGACGCCGATGCCGTCCGCGACGACGTGCGTTCGTGGCTGGTCGAGCAGCTCGGCCACCCCGACGCCGTGCTGGTCTGCGATGAGACCGGGTTCTTGAAGAAGGGTGTGTGCTCGGTCGGGGTGCAGCGGCAGTACACCGGCACCGCCGGCCGTGTCGAGAACAGTCAGGTCGGGGTGTTCCTGGCCTACGTCACTCCGCACGGGCGGGCGCTGATCGATCGTCGGCTTTACCTGCCGGAGGCGACCTGGTGTGACCAGCCCGACCGGCTGGCCGTCGCCGGCGTCCCCGACCAGGTCGGGTTCGCCACGAAGCCTGCCCTGGCTCGGCAGATGATCGCCGCCGCGGTCGAGGCTGGTGTCCCGGTGGGGTGGGTGACCGGTGACGAGGTCTACGGCGCCGACCCTGGCCTGCGCGCTGACCTGGAACACCGCGAGATCGGCTACGTCCTGGCGGTCGGCTGCGACCGGCGTGTGACCGTTAACGACGGTCGGACTCTGATCCGCGTCGACGACCTCGCTGGGCGGATCCCCACCCGCGAGTGGCAGCAGCACAGCTGCGGTCCCGGGGCGAAAGGTCCCCGCGACTACCTGTGGGCGTGGATCACCACCGCCACCCGGCCAGACGAGCACCGGTGGCTGCTCATTCGCCGCAACCGCACCACCGGCGAAATGGCCTTCTACCTGTGCTGGTCACCCCGCCCAGTGTCGCTGCACACCCTCGTCACCGTCGCCGGCTCCCGTTGGAGCATCGAAGAGCTGTTCCAGACCGGCAAAGGCCAAGTCGGCCTCGACCACTACCAGGTCCGCGGCTGGACCGGCTGGCACCGGCACATCACCCTGGCCATGCTCGCCCTGGCCGTCCTGACCATCCTCGCCGCACAACAGCCCGACCCCGACCCCAATCCGAAGATCATCGCATTGACGGTCGCCGAGATCCGCCGACTCCTCAACGCCTTCCTCCTCGCCACATCGCTACCGTCAGCGCACACCCTGCACTGGTCGATCTGGCGACGAACATCCCAAGCCCGCGCCCGACGAGCCCACTACCAGCGCAGACAAGCCAAATGA
- a CDS encoding M23 family metallopeptidase, which produces MADRLEPRARSAVVPAIFIVLAALVALPLALVVIISSGLAANLAAVPGSSSQLNIDAIPEHARHLAPWVVRAGGICPEVISPMIAAQLDVESSWRLDAVAHNPADHGGDAVGIAQFQLGTWRTWGDDYDRDRRDGPDDPEDAIYAMGRLICANVDWAGRAVRAGRLRGDALDLAWAAYFCGRGCIENAGGVPAAGLAHDYPQRVRSRISTYTLSAGGTGSWRLPLPAGSYRLVSGFRPPNRPTHDGVDLAAPTSTPIYAVAAGTVLDAGCSSPYCNRPGNPELSGCGLRININHGNGIATRYCHAVRLNVRPGAQVQAGQLIAWVGSTGRSSGPHLHFELHRNAPPLNSATATDPVPFFYAQGVSLREEHQPG; this is translated from the coding sequence ATGGCTGACCGTCTCGAACCTCGGGCCAGAAGCGCTGTCGTACCCGCGATCTTCATCGTTTTGGCCGCGCTGGTCGCCCTGCCGCTCGCACTGGTCGTCATCATCAGCTCGGGCCTGGCGGCCAATCTCGCCGCTGTTCCCGGCTCGTCGAGCCAGCTCAACATCGACGCGATCCCGGAGCACGCCCGGCACCTCGCGCCGTGGGTGGTCCGCGCCGGCGGCATCTGTCCCGAGGTCATCTCACCGATGATCGCCGCGCAGCTCGACGTGGAGAGCAGTTGGCGGCTCGACGCCGTGGCACACAATCCAGCGGATCACGGCGGCGACGCCGTCGGTATCGCCCAGTTCCAGCTCGGCACCTGGCGAACCTGGGGCGACGACTACGACCGCGACCGCCGCGACGGGCCGGACGATCCGGAAGACGCGATCTACGCCATGGGCCGGCTGATCTGCGCCAACGTCGACTGGGCAGGACGGGCGGTCCGCGCTGGCAGGTTGCGCGGCGACGCCCTCGATCTGGCATGGGCTGCCTACTTCTGCGGCCGCGGCTGCATCGAGAACGCCGGCGGCGTACCCGCAGCAGGCCTGGCCCACGACTACCCGCAGCGGGTCCGGAGCCGGATCTCGACGTACACGCTCTCCGCTGGCGGAACGGGTTCATGGCGGCTACCGTTGCCCGCCGGCAGCTACCGGCTCGTCAGCGGGTTCCGTCCGCCCAACCGGCCGACCCATGACGGCGTCGACCTCGCTGCTCCGACCAGCACTCCCATCTACGCCGTCGCCGCCGGAACGGTCCTCGACGCCGGCTGCAGCAGCCCATACTGCAACCGCCCCGGCAACCCTGAACTATCCGGCTGTGGGCTACGCATCAACATCAACCACGGCAACGGCATCGCCACGCGCTACTGCCACGCGGTCCGTCTCAACGTCCGACCCGGCGCCCAGGTCCAAGCCGGCCAGCTCATCGCCTGGGTCGGCTCAACCGGCAGATCCAGCGGCCCACACCTCCATTTCGAGCTCCACCGCAACGCCCCACCTCTGAACTCAGCCACCGCGACCGATCCGGTCCCCTTCTTCTATGCCCAGGGAGTCAGCCTTCGCGAGGAGCATCAGCCCGGGTGA
- a CDS encoding CpaF/VirB11 family protein yields the protein MPSFETPVWRDPTAEPARAPMPRDGGGRTGSALAPAVSRRPLTNGAGDGPGNGRNLPAPRPPVYVAPDYGVVRELQVAVSEELSRLLAEREYVPEPERRAEGRRIAGQRVREYVDRQRAAGHPLTDDQEQQLLDAVLAALLGLGRLDRLLREPFDTITILGHDQVRIERPDGRIDLSTPVADSDEDLVLLLQALARRAGGTERALSKDKPTLSMELPGGQRLAATYLVTQRPVAVIRNHQILDVDLDALVHLDRADPHKSAMIDPLLRDFLRAAMRAGLNIMVAGVPGSGKTSLLRALASEIPADEWYVTMEEARELALHRTGRHPWAVSMETREGHGDRGPDGRPAGEVTLDDLIPIGLQLNARRIIVGEVRSREIVAMLQAMGTTNGSLCTIHARGPHLVFDRVVELALSHRDERSDRRAYLQVANALDLIVYVSLVDESALGGRKHRFVSHVLEVGGLVENDRPQTTQIFGPGPDGRAVPLHQPERLRHPLLLAGYDPAVLASHAGRGAWPRPLPSLGAWR from the coding sequence GTGCCGTCGTTTGAGACCCCGGTCTGGCGGGATCCGACCGCCGAACCAGCCCGGGCGCCGATGCCGAGGGACGGCGGTGGGCGTACCGGATCGGCGCTGGCTCCGGCGGTCTCCCGCCGCCCGCTGACAAACGGTGCCGGCGACGGACCTGGCAATGGCCGAAACCTACCGGCGCCGCGCCCGCCGGTGTACGTCGCTCCCGACTACGGGGTGGTCCGCGAGCTACAGGTGGCCGTCAGCGAGGAGCTCTCCCGGCTGCTGGCCGAACGGGAGTACGTGCCCGAGCCGGAGCGGCGGGCGGAGGGCCGCCGGATCGCCGGCCAGCGGGTACGGGAGTACGTCGACCGGCAGCGAGCCGCCGGGCATCCGCTCACCGACGACCAGGAGCAGCAGCTACTGGACGCGGTGCTGGCGGCGCTGCTCGGGCTTGGCCGGCTGGACCGGCTGCTGCGCGAGCCCTTCGACACCATCACGATCCTCGGCCACGACCAGGTCCGCATCGAACGACCGGACGGCCGCATCGACCTCTCGACGCCGGTCGCCGACAGTGACGAGGACCTGGTCCTGCTGCTGCAGGCGCTCGCCCGCCGGGCCGGCGGCACCGAGCGGGCGCTGTCAAAGGACAAGCCGACGTTGAGCATGGAACTGCCCGGCGGGCAGCGACTCGCCGCGACGTACCTGGTCACCCAGCGGCCGGTGGCCGTCATCCGCAATCATCAGATCCTCGATGTCGACCTGGACGCGCTGGTGCACCTGGACCGGGCCGACCCGCACAAGAGCGCCATGATCGACCCGCTGCTCCGGGACTTCCTGCGGGCCGCCATGCGAGCCGGCCTCAACATCATGGTCGCCGGCGTGCCGGGCAGCGGGAAGACGTCACTACTGCGCGCGCTGGCCAGCGAGATCCCGGCCGACGAGTGGTACGTGACCATGGAGGAGGCCCGGGAGCTGGCCCTGCACCGGACCGGGCGGCACCCGTGGGCGGTGTCGATGGAGACCCGGGAAGGCCACGGCGACCGGGGACCCGACGGCCGCCCGGCCGGCGAGGTCACGCTCGACGATCTGATCCCGATCGGGCTGCAGCTCAACGCCCGTCGGATCATCGTCGGTGAGGTCCGCTCGCGGGAGATCGTCGCGATGCTGCAGGCGATGGGCACCACGAACGGCTCGCTCTGCACCATCCACGCCCGGGGCCCGCACCTGGTCTTCGACCGGGTGGTCGAGCTGGCGCTGAGCCACCGCGACGAGCGATCCGACCGGCGCGCCTACCTGCAGGTGGCCAACGCCCTCGACCTGATCGTCTACGTCAGCCTGGTGGACGAGAGCGCGCTCGGCGGCCGCAAACACCGGTTCGTCAGCCACGTCCTGGAGGTCGGCGGCCTGGTCGAGAACGACCGGCCGCAGACCACCCAGATCTTCGGCCCGGGCCCGGACGGGCGGGCCGTGCCGCTGCACCAACCCGAGCGGCTGCGCCACCCCCTCCTCCTGGCCGGATACGACCCGGCCGTCCTCGCCTCGCACGCCGGTCGCGGAGCCTGGCCGAGGCCGCTGCCAAGTCTGGGAGCCTGGCGATGA
- a CDS encoding IS701 family transposase translates to MAVGHSVDPARWRVILDEAVTRVADRFVRAEPRATAGQFVEGLLSDTERKTCWSLAERAGNADPQAMQRLLRTAVWDADAVRDDVRSWLIEQLGHPDAVLVADETGFLKKGVCSVGVQRQYTGTAGRVENSQVGVFLAYVTPRGRAMIDRRLYLPETTWCDRPDRLALAGVPDQVGFATKPALARQMIVAAIAAGVPCGWVTGDEVYGADPGLRAELEQREIGYVLAVGCDRRVAVNDGRTLIRVDDLADRVPTREWQPHSCGPGAKGPREYLWAWITTATRPDEYRWLLIRRNRTTGELAFYLCWSPRPVPLHTLVRVAGSRWSIEELFQTGKGQVGLDHYQVRGWTGWHRHVTLAMLALAILTILAAQQPDPDPDPDPKIIALTVAEIRRLLNAFLLATSPPSAHTLHWSIWRRTSQARARRAHYQRRQAK, encoded by the coding sequence ATGGCCGTGGGCCACAGCGTAGACCCCGCCCGGTGGCGGGTCATCCTGGATGAGGCGGTGACGCGTGTTGCTGATCGGTTCGTGCGGGCCGAGCCGCGGGCGACGGCCGGGCAGTTCGTGGAAGGGCTGCTGTCAGACACCGAACGGAAGACGTGCTGGTCGCTTGCGGAACGGGCGGGTAACGCTGATCCGCAGGCGATGCAGCGGCTACTGCGCACAGCGGTGTGGGACGCCGACGCCGTCCGCGACGATGTGCGTTCCTGGTTGATCGAACAGCTCGGCCACCCCGACGCGGTGCTGGTCGCCGATGAGACCGGGTTCCTGAAGAAAGGGGTGTGCTCGGTCGGGGTGCAGCGGCAGTACACCGGCACCGCCGGCCGTGTCGAGAACAGTCAGGTCGGGGTGTTCCTGGCCTACGTCACCCCGCGCGGGCGGGCGATGATCGACCGTCGGCTCTACCTGCCGGAGACGACCTGGTGCGACCGTCCCGACCGCCTGGCCCTCGCCGGCGTCCCCGACCAGGTCGGGTTCGCCACGAAGCCTGCCCTGGCCCGGCAGATGATCGTCGCCGCGATCGCCGCTGGTGTCCCATGCGGGTGGGTGACCGGCGACGAGGTCTACGGCGCCGACCCGGGCCTGCGCGCTGAGCTGGAACAACGCGAGATCGGCTACGTCCTGGCGGTCGGCTGCGACCGACGCGTGGCCGTCAACGACGGCCGCACCCTGATCCGCGTCGACGACCTCGCCGACCGGGTCCCCACCCGCGAGTGGCAGCCGCACAGCTGCGGCCCCGGGGCCAAAGGACCACGCGAGTACCTGTGGGCCTGGATCACCACCGCCACCAGGCCAGACGAGTACCGGTGGCTGCTGATCCGCCGCAACCGCACCACCGGTGAGCTGGCCTTCTACCTGTGCTGGTCACCCCGCCCCGTCCCGCTGCACACACTTGTGCGAGTGGCCGGCTCCCGATGGAGCATCGAAGAGCTGTTCCAGACCGGCAAAGGCCAGGTCGGCCTCGACCACTACCAGGTCCGCGGTTGGACGGGCTGGCACCGCCACGTCACCCTGGCCATGCTCGCCTTGGCCATCCTGACCATCCTCGCCGCACAACAGCCCGACCCCGACCCTGACCCCGATCCGAAGATCATCGCGTTGACCGTCGCCGAGATCCGCCGACTCCTCAACGCCTTCCTCCTCGCCACATCGCCACCATCAGCGCACACCCTGCACTGGTCAATCTGGCGACGAACATCCCAAGCCCGCGCCCGACGAGCCCACTACCAGCGCAGACAAGCCAAATGA
- a CDS encoding transposase family protein, translated as MGTRRRTRALTCFYQALLVLVWFRKGEDKTTLGAGFGVSRATAYRYVAEAVRVLAAQTPTLHDALARVAADGWSHVILDGKLFDTDRLGETTTSVKGETIDAWYSGKHRGFGANIQAIMRPDGLPIWTSEAMPAHLHDLTCAQDLDITGALYWAASTLDLPTLADSGYEGAGQGIHTPYKQPTDSHRLAVGNRTHNAILRSLRCLGERGFAILTGRWRTLRHTTASPRSLGDIVRAAIHLTHFEYRYLPHPC; from the coding sequence GTGGGTACCCGCCGCCGCACGAGGGCGTTGACGTGCTTCTACCAGGCGCTGCTGGTGTTGGTGTGGTTCCGCAAGGGTGAGGACAAGACCACCCTCGGGGCCGGGTTCGGGGTGTCACGGGCCACCGCGTACCGGTATGTCGCCGAGGCCGTGCGGGTCCTCGCGGCGCAGACACCAACCCTGCACGACGCCCTCGCCCGGGTGGCCGCGGACGGCTGGTCGCACGTGATCCTGGACGGGAAACTGTTCGACACCGACCGGCTCGGCGAGACCACCACCAGTGTCAAAGGCGAAACGATCGATGCCTGGTACTCCGGGAAACACCGTGGCTTCGGCGCGAACATCCAAGCGATCATGCGGCCCGACGGGCTACCGATCTGGACGTCCGAGGCGATGCCCGCGCACCTGCACGACCTGACCTGCGCCCAGGACCTGGACATCACCGGCGCGCTCTACTGGGCCGCGTCAACCCTGGACCTGCCGACCCTGGCCGACTCCGGCTACGAAGGCGCTGGCCAGGGCATCCACACCCCATACAAGCAACCCACCGACAGCCACCGCCTCGCCGTCGGCAACCGAACCCACAACGCGATCCTTCGATCCCTGCGGTGCCTCGGAGAACGCGGCTTCGCAATCCTGACCGGCCGCTGGCGGACGCTTCGTCACACCACCGCCAGCCCACGAAGCCTCGGCGATATCGTCCGCGCCGCTATCCACCTCACACACTTCGAATACCGATACCTACCGCATCCTTGCTGA